In Eulemur rufifrons isolate Redbay chromosome 29, OSU_ERuf_1, whole genome shotgun sequence, one DNA window encodes the following:
- the KLRG2 gene encoding killer cell lectin-like receptor subfamily G member 2 yields MELAREAPAGGLVGAELPTELEESRVPELEQPRVPAEAQQPESPDSSPSLARTAKDAAVAGLDLPGEKKQSPPRPGLLRVPPLSLGYGAFRRLGSAGPEQPSPGPSSAEQLRDGEAPGAELLPWAAPGEPAPGAWAPMELQVDVRVKPVGAAGGSRAPSPAPSTRFLTVPVPESPAFSRHASPAHPLLQRAPSLGGTWGRSSLLAAAGTDSGRDAEDPASPAEGSAGSPTCRCRCKELGLEREDAVLLHPGNKKLPRAIGLIGLSTYLKSLRWALVVMAVLLAVSAVAIVALASRAGVRCQPCPQGWLWSEEQCYYLSAEPEAQAWEASRAFCSAHSATLPLLSHTQDFLSRYPVTKYSWVGAQRGPQGWHWIDGSPLPPQLLPENDEDNPDLSCAGLEDGKLVAMDCSSPRPWVCAKGT; encoded by the exons ATGGAGCTGGCCCGGGAGGCACCGGCGGGAGGCCTAGTTGGGGCCGAGTTGCCAACGGAGCTTGAGGAGAGTCGAGTCCCGGAACTGGAGCAACCGCGGGTCCCCGCGGAGGCGCAACAGCCCGAGAGTCCCGATAGCAGCCCGAGTCTGGCCCGGACCGCGAAGGATGCGGCGGTCGCGGGGCTGGACCTCCCCGGCGAGAAGAAGCAGTCCCCGCCTCGCCCTGGGCTCCTGCGGGTGCCGCCTCTCAGCCTGGGCTACGGCGCCTTCCGCCGCCTGGGGTCCGCCGGCCCGGAGCAGCCGTCGCCGGGCCCCTCCTCGGCCGAGCAGCTCCGGGACGGCGAGGCGCCCGGGGCCGAGCTGCTGCCCTGGGCCGCTCCCGGCGAGCCGGCACCCGGCGCCTGGGCGCCCATGGAACTGCAGGTGGACGTGCGCGTGAAGCCCGTGGGCGCGGCCGGCGGCAGCCGCGCACCCTCGCCCGCGCCCTCCACGCGCTTTCTCACCGTGCCGGTGCCCGAGTCCCCCGCCTTCTCCCGCCACGCCTCCCCGGCGCACCCTCTCCTGCAGCGGGCACCGTCCCTGGGCGGCACGTGGGGCCGCAGCTCGCTGCTGGCCGCAGCCGGGACAGACAGCGGCCGCGACGCGGAGGACCCGGCCAGCCCCGCCGAGGGAAGCGCGGGATCCCCCACGTGCCGCTGTCGCTGCaaggagctggggctggagagggaggaCGCAGTACTGCTGCACCCTGGCAACAAGAAACTGCCCCGGGCTATAGGACTCATAG GGCTGTCCACGTACCTGAAGTCCCTGCGCTGGGCCCTGGTGGTCATGGCTGTGCTCCTGGCAGTCTCCGCAGTCGCCATTGTGGCCCTGGCCTCTAGAGCAG GGGTCAGGTGCCAGCCGtgcccccagggctggctgtggtCCGAGGAGCAGTGTTACTACCTGTCTGCGGAACCGGAAGCGCAGGCCTGGGAGGCCAGCCGGGCTTTCTGCTCAGCCCACAGTGCGACCCTCCCCCTGCTCAGCCACACCCAG GACTTCCTGAGCAGATATCCGGTCACCAAGTACTCCTGGGTAGGGGCCCAGCGAGGCCCCCAGGGCTGGCACTGGATCGACGGGTCCCCCCTGCCACCACAGCT ACTCCCAGAGAATGACGAGGACAACCCGGATCTCAGCTGTGCAGGCCTGGAGGACGGCAAGCTCGTGGCCATGGACTGCAGCTCTCCAAGACCCTGGGTCTGTGCCAAGGGGACCTAG